One Candidatus Methylomirabilota bacterium genomic window carries:
- a CDS encoding CoA-transferase yields the protein MGDPDLTPAAYDFVAARRRLEAKAKSAAEKLTSIEDAAARVRDGNVIAVGGCLFSRTPMGLVREVLRQRRRGLTLARNLMCTEGEFMMVAGAVERVITAWMSIGLPWGVSKIMREYVEGGKVAFEEWSHLALGLRFRAAAMGVPFLPALTMLGSDLVPVGGMKTIEDPYTGTRLAAVPALFPDVALLHVHRADRLGNCQIDGYPHMDVDIAQGATTVLVTTEEIITEEETRRRPDRTVIPGFVVDALVHVPFGSYPHECYGLYEADFDHFEEYCGAINARGATAVADYLGRYVYAPPTYADYLDLFGGERLARQQRQAKELVEEP from the coding sequence GTGGGAGATCCTGACCTGACGCCCGCGGCCTACGACTTCGTGGCCGCCCGCCGCCGCCTGGAGGCCAAGGCCAAATCGGCGGCGGAGAAGCTGACCAGCATCGAGGACGCCGCCGCCCGCGTCCGCGACGGGAACGTGATCGCCGTCGGGGGCTGCCTCTTCTCCCGGACGCCGATGGGTTTGGTGCGCGAGGTCCTTCGCCAGCGCCGGCGCGGTCTGACGTTGGCCCGCAACCTCATGTGCACCGAGGGCGAGTTCATGATGGTGGCCGGCGCCGTCGAGCGCGTGATCACGGCCTGGATGTCGATCGGACTGCCCTGGGGCGTGTCGAAGATCATGCGCGAGTACGTCGAGGGCGGGAAGGTCGCGTTCGAGGAGTGGAGCCACCTCGCCCTCGGCCTGCGGTTCCGGGCCGCGGCCATGGGGGTGCCGTTCCTGCCCGCGCTCACGATGCTCGGCTCCGACCTGGTGCCGGTGGGCGGGATGAAGACGATCGAGGACCCGTACACCGGAACGCGGCTGGCCGCCGTGCCCGCGCTCTTCCCCGACGTGGCGCTGCTGCACGTGCACCGCGCCGACCGCCTCGGCAACTGTCAGATCGACGGCTACCCGCACATGGACGTCGACATCGCCCAAGGGGCGACCACGGTGCTGGTGACCACCGAGGAGATCATCACCGAGGAGGAGACGCGCCGCCGTCCCGACCGCACCGTCATCCCCGGGTTCGTGGTGGACGCCCTCGTGCACGTGCCCTTCGGCTCCTACCCGCACGAGTGCTACGGGCTCTACGAGGCGGACTTCGACCACTTCGAGGAGTACTGCGGTGCGATCAACGCAAGGGGCGCGACGGCGGTCGCCGACTACCTGGGCCGCTACGTGTACGCGCCCCCCACCTACGCCGACTACCTCGATCTCTTCGGCGGCGAGCGCCTGGCCCGCCAGCAACGCCAGGCGAAGGAACTCGTCGAGGAGCCATGA
- a CDS encoding PLP-dependent cysteine synthase family protein encodes MPLRWDVYRNSLTSIAQAVGRTPLVKLGRVTGDVGPAIYVKLEWYGPTGSLKDRIYLHMFERAEGRGELRPGIRVLECSTGNAGIACAFVAAVKGYACTIVMPAGMSDERKKIMRAYGADLVFTPGGESDVDLSLRRLEEIRAGDAAGYWVPGQFSNADNVEAHYRTTGPEIWEQCGGILGAFIAAQGSGGTLTGVGRYLRERDDRIRLYAVEPDECALLARRTWGPHGIEGIGDGFIPENLDVSLLAGVITTTTAESLAMARRLAAAEGIFCGISTGCNIAAALKLARRHPELPAIVTMANDTGQRYFTTPLCGEDKRVEIPQREHPMDARTQRELDRYQSKWEILT; translated from the coding sequence GTGCCCCTTCGCTGGGACGTTTATCGGAACTCGCTGACGTCGATCGCCCAGGCCGTCGGCCGCACGCCGCTCGTGAAGCTCGGCCGGGTGACGGGCGACGTCGGCCCCGCCATCTACGTGAAGCTCGAGTGGTACGGCCCCACCGGCAGCCTCAAGGACCGGATCTATCTGCACATGTTCGAGCGCGCGGAGGGGCGCGGCGAGCTCCGACCGGGGATACGCGTCCTGGAGTGCTCGACGGGCAACGCCGGAATCGCCTGCGCCTTCGTGGCCGCCGTCAAGGGCTACGCCTGCACGATCGTCATGCCCGCGGGCATGAGCGACGAGCGCAAGAAGATCATGCGGGCCTACGGCGCCGATCTCGTCTTCACGCCAGGCGGCGAGAGCGACGTCGATCTCTCGCTGCGGCGCCTGGAGGAGATCCGCGCCGGCGATGCCGCGGGCTACTGGGTCCCCGGCCAGTTCTCCAACGCCGACAACGTCGAAGCCCACTATCGGACGACGGGGCCCGAGATCTGGGAGCAGTGCGGCGGCATCCTGGGCGCCTTCATCGCGGCCCAGGGCAGCGGCGGCACCCTCACCGGCGTCGGCCGCTACCTCCGCGAGCGCGACGACCGCATCCGGCTCTACGCCGTCGAGCCCGACGAGTGCGCGCTGCTGGCGCGCCGCACCTGGGGCCCGCACGGGATCGAGGGCATCGGCGACGGCTTCATCCCCGAGAACCTCGACGTCTCGCTGCTCGCCGGCGTGATCACGACGACCACGGCGGAGAGCCTGGCCATGGCCCGGCGCCTGGCGGCCGCCGAGGGGATCTTCTGCGGCATCTCCACCGGCTGCAACATCGCCGCGGCGCTCAAGCTGGCGCGGCGGCACCCCGAGCTGCCGGCGATCGTCACCATGGCCAACGACACCGGGCAGCGCTACTTCACCACGCCGCTCTGCGGCGAGGACAAGCGCGTGGAGATCCCCCAGCGCGAACATCCCATGGATGCGCGGACGCAGCGGGAGCTCGATCGCTACCAGTCCAAGTGGGAGATCCTGACCTGA